Genomic segment of Meles meles chromosome 17, mMelMel3.1 paternal haplotype, whole genome shotgun sequence:
GGACAGAGCGGGGAGCCAGCCAGCCTCCCTGGTTAGACTGGGCaacgccaagcagagagccatcCCGCACCTGCCCAGGCTTGCTTTCCGCTCTGAGGTaagaggtgcagagagagaaatgggcaAAAACATAACCAACCAAGAGGagcctgaacagggagccctctGCAGCCCAAGCAAAGCCTGAGTTGGTAAGAGACCCCACTCCCGATCCCTTCCCTAGGGAAAGACAAGTCACATTTGGAATCTGAACTGAACAAGGAGGACACTTGCCTGACAACAGCTCGATGGACTCGTCATCCCGAGCCACCTATCAACCCACTCCCTGGCTGACCGCTTCCCGCCTGCATGCGTGGGCTCCTTCCAGAAAGATCCCCAACCCCGAACGCTGCTCAGGGTAGAGTCCACTTAAGCTAAGGAGGAGTCGGGGTCTCTCCAGTCCCTAGACAGTGCCCCCGTGCCCGCTTCTAGCCTTCATGGGCCACacagccctcccctctctcccgcCTCCTTGACGCCAGGCAGACGCGAGCCGCCTCGGCACCACCTCCGCGTGCACGTGACCGCTCGTGCGGGCTGGTCGTGCCCCGTCAGCCCGGTCATATGCGCGCACAGGCGAGTGGCCGTGGCTTctctgcacaccccccccccgccccccccgcggctgctccttctgcttcatGCAAGAGCGCCACCTTCCCGGGCCTTCGTGCTGACAGGAGGGGCCTTCCCATGGAGAAACCGCTCCTGCCTGTGAACTGGTCTCCTGTGCCATCGAATCGATGGTGAGGACGAGAACAATCTACGGAAGTGGGCGTGGCGGGGACGGCACCAGCACAACGGGACAGCCGGCTCCCTCACTCCCACCAGGCTCTGGCGTCTGGCTACCCGCCGGGTCTCTGTCCGCTCCGCCTTCAGCCTCGACAAACATCCCCTCACACCCCAGCTACCTTCTGCGCTTCGGGGTTCCATCGGCCCCGAGCTCCTGCCATCCCGCCTTTCCGCTCCCCGGCCCCCTGAAGTCAAGAGGGGACCACCGAACCCCAAGTCCACATTTCAACACTCCTGGGTTGTCTGAAGAGCTGTCCGTCCCTTTCACAGGTTTACGCTGACAGACCCGAAGCACGTGGCGGAAGTACGCTCATCGTTAAGGCTTCACTTAGGACACGGTCAGACCCGGCCACAGCGCAGACGTCTCCAGGGTCGGGCCGCTTGGTGGACTCACTCAGTCACTCTGCGGTCTGGCTCCCCGAACCCacaatggaaaaggaaaaatgaaaatcatttctgtgttttgtttttaaaggcatCGGGTTACTTCCTCACgccctcttctttcttccctgaaCGAGAGCTTACGAGTCCTCATGGCTTCTTAGCAGGTGAAGGAGGGGCGCGTGCGAGGGGCCCACAGCCCGGCTGCCCGCCCCCCACGCCGCCGCCCCGCGCCTCGGCCCTCCCAGCCCCCGGGACTGGCGCCGCGGCTCCTGCTTCCTGCAGCTGGTTttttgagaaggaaaggaaaaaaagttgcCAAACAacgaaggaagaaagaaaaaaaagcaacatcCGAACATGCCCCTGTCCCAGTAAGACTGAGAtgaccttcctcctcccccaaaggAACTACCCAGAAACACTTCAGGCAACACTCGGCGCAATGGTCTCTCACTGCTCAGCCTCCCCACCACGctctactcccttctccctctctctccgagGAAAAGAAATTCATTAATGGCTTTTCAGAGATAAATACaatagaacagaaagaaagaagtctggaACCTGAACTATAACAGGACCAAGGGCACCTTGGCCCCCTGGGAGTCTGTCAGAAAGTGTAGAAGCTTcctccccgggaagcaaaggtgCTTCCTCCTTCCAGTCCGCCAGCCTTCCCGGGTGCTACTCACCAGGAAAGAGGGTGTTCGCGTCCCCCCTAATTTACAACAGAAGATGCCCATCCCATTCCCCAGACATAAAAATACAAGTCTATGCCCCTAGAAGGATCAAACCAGCCtaattccctccctccctccccccgacCCTGACGTCTCGCTACATAAATACATGTACGCATCTGAAGACGGCAGGAACCGCTCCCGGGCCGCTCCAGTCCTAGGCATCGGCGGCGGCCGTGGCCAGgccccggggcccgggcccgctcCAGAGGACCCTGCTGCTCTTGCTCGGCTCTCGGGCTCCAGGGGCGCCATTCCAGCGCCGCTTCAGCCGGAGCTTGGGGGGCATGAGGGCGTCTTCCTTCTTCTCAGGTGCGCCGGGCTCTCTGCCAGGCCTGTCCTCGCTGTCATCAGTCACCTCTAGGGCTTCTTCACTCGGGCTGCTCACGGGGCCGGGCGGCCACACTGGCGCGGCCGGGCGGGCAAAGACGgtgcccttctcctcctctgtggTCCTGCTCGGCGCAGCGCCCTCCTCGCGGGAGCGCTCCTCCTCCCGCCCCGACGGCCGGAGACTCTCGGGATCCTTGTCAGAGGCGGGCTCCACCTTAATTCTTGGGGGGCCGGGAGCCGCGGCAGGCGCGGGGACGGGGGCGGGCTCCTCACTGCTCCCCGCCCTCTCCCGGTTCTTCCGGCCGGCGGGAGGCGGCTGCAGCTTGATGGAGAACTGGGCTGACTCCTCGGGGGGCGCCTGGCGCTGCAGCGGCGGGACCATGAGTCCTGGGTAGCGGGGAAAGGTCCGGGGACTCAGATGGTAGTTGAACACAGAGCAGGCTTGAGAGTGAAGGTAGTGTTTCATCTCCTCGGGGTTGAAGGAGAAGCAGCTGCTGCCGGTGAAGGGGCTGAGGCCTGGCGACGGGCTATAGGAGAAGATggtgggggtcagggagagggCCGGGGAGATGGGGACGTTCAGAACACCTCCGCGGCCGGGGAGCGGAGAGACCGCGAAGGGACTGTGCGGGTCAGGGTACACCCCCGGCCTGCTGAACAGAGGAAGCATGATGTCAGGCTTGCGTTTCTGATGGCCGAGCCCTCCCGCGACGGCGCTCCGGGACGACAGGAGATCCACGCCCCGGCGCCAGTCGGCGGCAGAGCCGTCCTCCAGCTCCGGAAGCTCCCCCTTCCTATCGGCGCCATTGCCCGACTCCTGGCCAGAAGCAGTGAGGGCGCTCGCGGAGAACCGGCCCGGCGGCACGTCACTCGGTGGAGAATGGGGGTCCAGAGGTGGGAAGTGGAACCGGGAAGAGGCGGTCGGCACTGGCGGCGCGCTCTGGGGGACCGCACCTGTGACGGTGGAGAAGACAAAGGCCGCTTTAGAGGACGGGTCATGCATCGTCAGCACGGTCCCTCACGCTGCGGGAGCCCAAGATGTTTCCATCTGGTCACGACAGGAAGCCAACGCTCCAGCCGCGCTGAATCCCCCTGCTCCCCGTCTTCCCGGGAGCACAGCTCAGCTTCCTCTGCTCGAGCCGGCTGCCATCTCTCCCTAGCCCTTGCCCACTGTGTCTTCACAGTACTCTCTACTGCCCGACACACTCATTTCTTGGTCGTCGGGACTCGAGAACATCGATTCCACGAAGGTGGGGACCCCTACTGCTCACGACGAGACGTAAAGCAGCTCGTGGTTAACACCTAGTTGGGGCTCAGTACGCGTCCGCTGAAGCAGCGGACGGACGGGCACGCGAGCCTTCGCTCCTCCGACTCTAAGTACTACGCACAGGCCACCTGCGGCGGTTCTCAGCTCGCTAAACGGTCTCCTCTTATTTTCACAGTTTTGGTTTTATCGATCAAGCAAGAAGCAAACCAAACACAAACACTGGAAATGATGCACACGGAAAGCAATGCATTAGAAGCCCCAGGACTCTGGACCTCACATAGGTAGAATCGGGCAAGGCCAGATTTAAGAACAAAAGCAGATTAAGAAAGGAAAGGCCGTATGTTCGTTACAGTGAGTTCTCATGGAAGAGCTTTTACCATTTCCGATATAAAATCaccacagaggggcgcctgggtggctcagtggattaagccgctgccttcggctcaggtcatgatctcagggtcctgggatcaagccccgcatcaggctctctgctccacaggaagcctgcttcctcctctctctctgcctgcctctctgcctacttgtgatctctctctctgttaaataaataaaataaaacctttaaaaaaaaaataaaaaaaataaaaaaataaaatcaccacaGAGATTCAAGTATTTCTCGACCTCTCTGAATCTGTTCTTCTCTAACGCATTCTACACAGCGCTCTCCATTCCCGTCCTGCTTGCACTGCCACTCGGGCCCCGAGCAGCCTGGGGGACTCTACGGGaccgcccccaccccatccctctcccgGGTCTGCCTGCTAAAACTGAAACTCGCCTCAAAGCAGAAACCGACATCCAACTCAGAGGCCCCCAGGTTCTCCACTCCCCCAAAAGGTCCTTCTCTGAACAAGGCCTAAGAAAGGGCCCCCAGAGGCCTCAGAGCCCCTTTGGGTTCCTGGGAGGCACCGCAGGCTTCGATCAGTGACGTCAGGAGGACTTTTCACACTCTGAGGCAGAGataagggagaaggaaaaacaaggaaaCCCCAGTGAGGGTATGGTGATccggaagaagaaacaaaagagggTGTGAAGCCTGCCGTGACCGGCAAGCGCCCCATCAGCTGCCTCCTTCCGCTTCTGAGTAACGGGCCATCCTCGGCCGGGACCCTGGGTTTGGCTGTCGTGTACATCGTGGCTTCCAAGGCACATGCGACCGAGTGACACTGCAGAGCGGCACTCCCCAAACTGAAGTTCCACAGAAACTGCTCTTCGTCCCCTAAAGCCAATGACCTGATCCTTCAACGAGGAAACGCTGATGCCGGACCTTGCGTGCAGGGTGACTGGAATCAAGAAGGTCCCAGGCCCAAAGTCTCTCTCCTGCCAGCCTACTAGAGCAGCTGAAGTTCTAGCTACGGTCTGATTCACGCGGGTCTGGATATTGTGTCAAGAGCTCATCTACTGAAAAGCTGAAAACCACCTTCCATGTGTGCTGAAGGACTACGGGAGTATAACGTGGCTGGGGCGGGAGGGCGAGAGAAGGGCCTGTCTCCCTAACGATTTACTTGTGTTTCTTTTCAAACTGGAGGGTCCTCCCTTCTCTACGCAGGTTACGGTGCACTGTATGTTTGCAGGAAGAGCAGAGAACACGCCGCACGTTCCAAACGAACTTAGGGAAGGTGTGACCGAGGAGCGATGTTGGCGGGGGCGCTCGGGACCCTGGCGGGGACCCAGTGCAGTCGTCCTACTGTCACGTGGGGTATGCGGAGACAACAGACCTAAGGCTTTGTCTGACAAAATAAGCTTCCTGCGTCCACAGCTCTGAGTAACGCCGCTCTGGAAGCAGACCTTCAAGGAGCCACGCGGAAACTGGAGCGGCGGAGCGGAAACATCCGGGTGAGAACCGCAGCTCCTGCACCTTCTGTTGCGTGGCACGTGACCAACTGGCTTTTGACCCCCTTTGGCAAAGTGGAAATAACAAGACCCTTGCCTAGGTTCAGACCCTGGCTCTACCGTttcttagctgtgtgactctggaacACTTACTTACCtttctgtgcctccgtttccttacctgtaaaaggGATAGCGACAGGACTAATCCTGTTACGAAAACTTAAAGGGTAACCATACTGGCACAGGGCAAACTGCTCGTCAGGTGTTTGTTAGGACAAGTAATTTTTTATCACACAGCAATCacactttgaaaacaaaaactgtaaaagGCACATACTACTGGAATATGCACCATATAGGAGACAAGAATCGTAGAGTCATGTTAAATTTcccaggggtgggggtgcctgggtggctcagtgggttaaagcctctgccttcagctcaggtcatgatctcagggtcctgggatcgagccccatgtcgggctctctactaagtggggagcctgattcctcctctctctctgcctgcctctctgtctacttgtggtctctgcctgtcaaataaataaataaaatcttaaaaaaaaaaaaaaatttccccggTGTGTTAATGTTACTGGGGTCATGGAGGAGAATGTCCTGTACCTAGGGGAAGTACACAGGGGACAAATGTCACGATGTCTGTAACTTAACctcaaaataacttaaaaagtACGTGTAAGAGGAAAAACGTATGTGGTAACAGCGTCAATCATTAGTGAATCTAGAGAGAGGACACATGGGTGTTCACagttctgtttttccccatttttctatgggtttaaagttttctaaaagaaagagaaacacagcccaccagggtgggggtggggaggcacagAGTGAGAGCTCCGGACCTGGCCCGCCCTGCCAGCTGAGCACCGCTCCTAGTTTCCTCTGGATGTTCCCACAGCTTCTTACGAAGGACGTTAAATGTTCAAAAGCACAGAATAATGTATTTTACAGCTTTCAGGAGTCATGACGACACCCTGTATGCAGAAGTACTTCCCACACCATCCAAACATCAAACATTCTACCCTGAACTGTCCGAGGGGAGGAGGGCCCTgtggagagccagagagagcactCGCTTCGCTTCTTACTCCAAACCTCGGGTTGTCTGGGCAGGAACCACCGCCACACGGACATGACCTCTCCGAGCTCCGGAGTCCACACAGCGGGGCCACCTAGAGAGCTCGCCGGTCCACAGGGCTACTCCGGTTTGTGCTCAACTCACCTATCTTATCTCTCCTGCTAATTCTGAAGTTCCTCGAGACAAAGACCTCCCCCATAatctcttctttttgtctttaggaCTTAACCCGGCATTTGCTGAGCACACCAGTGCGTCCCAGTCTGGGGGAGGAACGCGGGACTGAGGATGTGCGACTGTTCAACACGAGCTGGATTTCTAGCGCAGTCTCTCAGGAATGGTTTCCCGAGAAGCCATTCAACAGGTAACTGTGCTCAACCTGCCCGTGTCCATCTTCGACTTCGCTGTCCTCCGtaatttcctcatgtgtaaaatgtgAATACTGAGATACACGCTTTACAGCAGGCTGGGAGAGTTCAAGGTGGTCACTCACAAAAACACCAAGCAAAAGCACGTCCATGAAACAAACGCTCAGTACACGTCACCTTTCCTGTCACCATAAAAGCTGAATCTGGAACGACATTTGGCCCCTCTGGGTAAATTTCTTTATGAGCTAATGACTCCTGCTCTTTGGGGTTATCTATACCCAGGATGTAAACAACCAAGTATTTCCCTAAACAAAATGCACACAGTTCTGCCTTCCCTGTGACTTCATTCCCCTAGGCTCTTGAGCTTTGCTAAGGATGTTGGTCCCACTGCTTTCAGGGAGATGAGGCTATGGTAGGCCACTGCCGCTAGGCTAGAAGACTAGAGTCTTCCCAGAGTGAGGATCCAGATTTTCTCACCCTGGAAGGGCACATTACTCTCAATGTAATGGGTGTGCCCTGTTCCAGGCTGCCCAAGTGCTGGCCTTCCGGATTTTCAATGGAcaaaaatgggtcaaagacatAATAACAAACCGACCAAGCCCTTTCTGATGGGGTAGGGGTGAGGGATATGAACACCAACACGTTCTCAGAACTGCTGGTATATCCACGTAGAGTCCCAATTCCTCTAGGTACACAGGAAGGGGGCAAGAGTGAAGACTAGAGGAAGCAGGATTCCAGTGGCTAGAATAGGTCTGATTTCCTAACACCTCTTTCTCAGgcaccaggaaagaaaacagGTTGTAATTAGAGAGATGCATTccaataccacttttttttttttttaacacatgccCCAGGGACAGGAGGGCGTGGCTACAGGAGAGATGAGATGGAACTGTACCGATAGCAGCATCAAGCCCGAACTGCCCTAACTTGTTGTGTGTAGTTAGTGACCTATCTGCAGTGGATCTCAGCAGTATAGTCCCAGCCACACCCTGCTCCGATTTTTCAAGTTTCTTCCGACTCTTCTCTGAGAAGTCAGAATACTGCTTTCAGCTTTCTTGGCTTTAACACACATGGCCACGGAGTACTGACGGACGGGTCAGAAACTAGTTAAACACAATCTACTTCCCTAGGGAGGGAGAGGTCTTGACTCTGAAATGAAACCAACCGAGCCCCTTCCGAGACAGTGGACAGAGCTGTGATGGAGAGCTACGCGCGGGCAGCCTGGAGGGGAAGCCTTGCTGCACTTGAGAGCAAAGAAGGTCAAGTAACCCCGGATCTTACTCTCTGAGGTGCTGGTGCAGATCAAAGCCACTGCTTCTCACTGCAAACACAGACCTCCCCTTCTGTGATTAAGGATGCTGTGGTTTTGATGATATTCACTTGATAAGGGACAGCTTGGTAGTTTCATAGAAAATCGGAAGTGCTTGTAGAAACCGGTTCTCGTCTACGAAAGAGCCGTGGGGCAGGGCGTTAACACTCTGAGTTCTAAACTGAGAGACATGAATCTACGGAAAGTAATTCCTAAAGAGGACAGAAGGAGAGTATCTCCGAGACACAGATAACATGCATGAAGAGAACCAAATAAACAACTCaacaagtctctctctctctgtccagcaGAGCCTGTCACTCCCCGCACAGGACGAACAGAGAACCAGGGCAAGACCATGGGGCCAATCCACGCGACTCCAGTCTTTCTAAAAATCCTTTAACGTGCCAGGTCTTAGACTTGgccttttaaactttttatcaACTCGGAATATCAAACAGAAAGAGTTTGCTTCTTACCACTCGACCGAATGTTGATGAATGGGTAGTTGGGCATCACCAGCTTGTTGAAGTTAAATTTATAAGTAAaccttttcccttttgttttatgAAGGATCCTCTTGTTGTAATAGTATCTGTAAAAATAGGAAGAAGGGTCACTAGATCTTCTAACTCCTGACAATTTCTGACACACACAGGTAACCACTGATCAACAGTTCCAGCTCTAGGCATGACATGGAAACATCACTACTGTTCTCACGCAGCCTGGCCTTCGGGTGAGGGCTGGGAGACTTGATCAATTTCAAACGAAGCTCTAAGTCCTTGGTTGGAGTTTACAAAGGCAATCTCACTTTAAGATCCTGAACAGCTACCCTAGTCCCAACcaccttttccctctgccacacTACAGTTTCAATTCCATAGTCCATTTCCTTCCTGTTCCCCTGTATGTCACTGCCCAGCCCAGGTGGGGGCAGACAAGTCTCTTGGGAGACCTGATCTGGTGAGCACAAAGTGCAGATGAAGAAACGCACAACTGTTTTGTGGTGGCAGGTCCGACAGCCACGTACCCCGGCGGGGAAGACAGCAGGCAGCCTGGCCGGCTTCACTTTCACAAAGATGCGAGGCCCGAGCACAGCGGCTGCCCAGCTCTGACATTCAAGGTCACTAAGAATGAAGAAAGGCAGGGGACTTGGGCGGCCCTGCAGCCTCTGGCCTGGCATCTCCTCGGCAGCACCGCTTTCACACGGCCTTCTGGCCCCTTGAGGGCGAAGAGGTTATGAAATGTCAAAGCTGGCCAGGGGAAAGTTAAGAACCTGAGAGAAGCTCAAGTGGCCAGTCTTTAGACATGTCGGAGCAGCCTGTGGACGGACAACCGAGCTCGCAGACGTGGGTCCCGAACCGCGAGGTCAGGACCGTTCAGGGAGCcctctcctgtgtgctctgcTTGCTTGGCTTCCCCCAGTTTCTTCCAGGAGAGCCGAAAGGAGAAATTCTAACCGACTTCCCACAGGGAAGCCTCAACTAATCTGGATTACAGATGAGCTCCCATCGGCGTTTCACCACACACGCTCGCCCACGACAGAGCAGAATCGGTTGTCTGTCAGGCCCCAGTGCCGACGGCGCCGGAACTCCCTCCGGCAGAGAACCGAAGATCCGCCTCTCCTCCTCCCGCGCCGGTGCCGCTCGGACCCGGCAGCTCCTCTACTCCCACTTCAAAGCTACACGATTCACGGGGACGGTGCGTCTCTTACTGCTGATGCCCTTTTCGTCCAGCGTTCACcagcttctccgtctccctcccATCTGGTAACAGCACCGGTTTGGGAATCCTGTCCCTCACCTGAGGGCCCGGCTCAGCTTGTCGTAGTTCATCTGGGGTTTGCACTTCCTGCGGCCCCAGAGGCGGGCCACCTCGTCGGGATCCTTGATGACGAACTCGCCGTACTCTCCCTGCTGCCAGGCGATGACATGGCGGAACTCCTCCTTCTGCAGCAGCTCCAGGATGAAGTGCCACAGCTGGATCTGCCGGGAGCCCGGGGACGACTCGGTTTTGTAGGCCCAGTCCGGGAACTGATACCCTTAATGGGAAAAGGGCAAGGTGCGGGGAGTCAGCAGTTAGGTCCACACGTATCCGTACCCCTGACCTCAGATCCCGGCGCTCAGAATCTCTGGAGTGCCGTGCAAACGTGCCACAGACACCCCTGTGGTCAGCCGCGGCTGACCACACCAGGGGAGGGGAAAGCACGGAGACGTCACCCTTCCTGTGGCGATCCTCTGCTCTGCTAGCGCGGGACACCAGCACCCAGGCGGGCCAGCCTCTTGCTCTTTCCTGCATTACTAAATCTCACACCTACTTTCCTTGTCCCTGAGGGTGGAACCGTGTCTGCCACAGGGAGGAGACGCCACAGCTGGGGATAAAGGTGCGGAGGCCAGACACCTTAACAGACATCCCAAGAAGCAAGCCCACAGCTGGGCCGGCAGCGAACGCCCGGGGAGAGGCTGTCCAGTCCCGGTCTGACATTTGTGAACAGAGCCCGAGCAGAGAGACAAGGAACCCCTGAGGGACATTCCGGGTACCCGAGAGCTGATTAGCTTGCGCTCACCTCCACCTCCTTCTGGCTTTTCCGCGACGCCACAGCCTGCTTTCATGTTGGCCCTCCTGCTGAGAGACACAAGCGCACCAATTACTTCACGGTACTATTGATTTACTCTCCTCCCGAGGTTTCCTGGCACAGCCTTTCCCCAAACTTCCTTTCCctgtcttcccctcctcctgTAATCCTTTTTCTTTCCAATGTGTGGCCTCCAAACTGCTAATCCCCGAGTCACCAAATGATGGTCCTCAGGTCATCGGCTTCGGAGGCCGTCATTACCTCTCACCTGACTTCAAACCACAGAGTGCAAACACGGTCTTCAGGATTTGCTTTCTTCCTCCTGACCAGCCTTTCCGATGTCAGAAAGGAAGGGCGCAGTGAAACGGGTCCAGAAAGGCGGCCAAAACAAGCCAACAGTTTTCTTCTGGTACGAGACAGGCCCAGATGCCAAGACACACAAGCCTGAGTTCACCCAGATGGACCAGTTTTAAAGAGGAGTAAAAAAACCCAAGTCCGCCCGACTGCAACTCCAGAAAACAtctgattttgatttattttgctgaattaggggagatgggagaaggaAAGCGCCTCCCCGTCAGACACGAACCCCCTCCTCCCTGAAAACACCGTGGGACACAGGAAGTAAACACACCGCAGGCACAGGTACTCATCACTTTGAGAAACACTTCTACACTTTCTCCCTCTGACGGGAAGGAAAGGAGGCGAGCACTTCTGAGAACCTTCTGTTCCAAAGGCGCGGGGAGTCCTGCTGCGACCTGAGCGCACCCCGTCCAGATTCACAGTTCCCCCATAAATTTCCTGTTCCCGGCGGCCAGCAGCGCCGCAT
This window contains:
- the ETV3 gene encoding ETS translocation variant 3 codes for the protein MKAGCGVAEKPEGGGGYQFPDWAYKTESSPGSRQIQLWHFILELLQKEEFRHVIAWQQGEYGEFVIKDPDEVARLWGRRKCKPQMNYDKLSRALRYYYNKRILHKTKGKRFTYKFNFNKLVMPNYPFINIRSSGAVPQSAPPVPTASSRFHFPPLDPHSPPSDVPPGRFSASALTASGQESGNGADRKGELPELEDGSAADWRRGVDLLSSRSAVAGGLGHQKRKPDIMLPLFSRPGVYPDPHSPFAVSPLPGRGGVLNVPISPALSLTPTIFSYSPSPGLSPFTGSSCFSFNPEEMKHYLHSQACSVFNYHLSPRTFPRYPGLMVPPLQRQAPPEESAQFSIKLQPPPAGRKNRERAGSSEEPAPVPAPAAAPGPPRIKVEPASDKDPESLRPSGREEERSREEGAAPSRTTEEEKGTVFARPAAPVWPPGPVSSPSEEALEVTDDSEDRPGREPGAPEKKEDALMPPKLRLKRRWNGAPGAREPSKSSRVLWSGPGPRGLATAAADA